The Raphanus sativus cultivar WK10039 chromosome 2, ASM80110v3, whole genome shotgun sequence genome includes a region encoding these proteins:
- the LOC108841095 gene encoding protein SLOW WALKER 2 isoform X1, protein MCFFLYTLCSLMALRLYSSPCAFLQGVDRAFPYVSTDEVGVIIESQTPVLFKLVHSKNFNVGVQSLMLLDKISSKNKIVSDRFYRALYSKLLLPSTMNSSKARLKCLFGLLLGVRKNNIKPPSPKESCRSLTWIYYEPIFGRSSCVDCNNSMDITSSHA, encoded by the exons atgtgtttttttttgtatacatTATGTAGTTTGATGGCTTTGAGACTTTACAGTTCACCTTGTGCCTTTTTGCAGGGAGTTGACAGAGCTTTTCCGTATGTTTCCACTGACGAGGTAGGTGTTATAATTGAATCCCAGACGCCGGTGCTTTTCAAACTG GTACATTCAAAGAATTTCAACGTGGGAGTTCAATCACTGATGCTTCTTGACAAGATCTCATCCAAGAATAAGATTGTCAGTGATAGATTTTACCGTGCACTGTACTCCAAACTTCTCCTTCCCTCCACAATGAATTCTTCTAAGGCAAG GCTGAAATGTTTATTTGGGCTTCTTCTCGGAGTCAggaaaaacaatataaaaccgCCTTCTCCAAAAGAGTCTTGCAGGTCGTTAACATGGATATATTATGAACCCATCTTTGGTCGCTCTAGTTGCGTTGATTGTAATAATAGTATGGATATCACTTCGTCCCATGCATGA
- the LOC130508465 gene encoding uncharacterized protein LOC130508465 — protein sequence MKGRYYRHSNPLNVGKANNPSYGWTSLWTARSVLQAELVRTIGDGADTRVWEDCWIPEDKARPAIPLGPNVDRDLHVHHLIVHETMCWNEPLIRELVAPEDVTKITALSPSRLRRKDGYVWKHTKSGAYTVRSGYELVNKKRREIQAQPVEEPSTTSLKKEIWSLKTTRKIKHFLWQSLSGFVTSASKLYERHCATDKTCTRCGAEDETINHILFECPPARQCWALSDIPNPPGLFPCMALFSNIDHLLWRAKEHGVPKEILEPFPWILWFLWKSRNNFIFNGIDTPPHETLQLATAEAQSWKVAQITPVIAMEIDGDENSEEREEEPTREIGAIRCQVDASWTHKDKTTGLGFVLWEGDQRALVGLRNGLMTASPLHAEAQALSWAMKMIRQKGFRSVQFETDCAQLLKLVQKLEEWPSMVKEVEDIELSSYNFDLFSTLYTPRGKNQIADCLAKAARARCDTFSHVSDDTPVWFSIASIAE from the coding sequence ATGAAAGGACGATACTATAGACATTCAAACCCACTAAATGTTGGAAAGGCGAATAATCCTTCCTATGGATGGACAAGCTTGTGGACGGCCCGCTCGGTGTTGCAGGCTGAACTGGTGCGCACCATTGGAGATGGAGCTGACACGAGAGTGTGGGAAGACTGCTGGATCCCTGAAGATAAGGCGAGACCAGCAATCCCGTTGGGACCTAACGTAGACAGAGACTTGCACGTTCATCATCTCATCGTACATGAAACTATGTGCTGGAACGAGCCACTGATTCGCGAGTTGGTGGCACCCGAAGACGTCACAAAGATCACTGCGCTCTCACCTAGTAGACTGAGACGTAAAGATGGGTACGTGTGGAAACACACGAAGTCAGGTGCCTACACTGTTCGCTCAGGATACGAGTTGGTGAACAAAAAAAGGAGAGAGATTCAAGCGCAACCCGTTGAAGAACCGAGTACTACAAGTCTGAAGAAGGAAATCTGGTCCTTAAAGACTACAAGGAAAATTAAACACTTTCTATGGCAATCTTTATCAGGCTTTGTAACCTCAGCAAGCAAACTTTATGAACGTCATTGTGCAACAGATAAGACCTGTACTCGATGTGGAGCAGAGGACGAAACAATTAATCACATCCTGTTTGAATGTCCGCCAGCTCGGCAGTGTTGGGCTCTGTCGGATATTCCAAACCCTCCGGGCTTATTCCCGTGTATGGCGCTGTTCTCCAACATTGATCACCTCTTATGGAGGGCCAAGGAACACGGAGTACCAAAGGAGATTCTCGAACCGTTCCCGTGGATACTATGGTTCTTATGGAAGAGCAGAAACAATTTCATCTTTAATGGAATTGACACCCCGCCACATGAAACGCTCCAATTAGCGACAGCAGAAGCACAGAGCTGGAAGGTGGCACAAATAACTCCAGTCATTGCGATGGAAATTGACGGAGACGAGAACAGTGAAGAAAGAGAGGAAGAACCGACTCGGGAGATAGGGGCGATAAGATGTCAGGTCGATGCCTCTTGGACGCATAAAGACAAGACGACGGGGCTCGGATTCGTACTATGGGAAGGAGATCAGAGAGCTCTGGTGGGGCTGAGGAACGGACTCATGACAGCATCCCCACTTCACGCGGAAGCGCAAGCACTCAGCTGGGCAATGAAGATGATAAGACAAAAAGGCTTCCGGTCAGTTCAGTTTGAAACTGATTGCGCGCAACTACTGAAGCTCGTTCAGAAACTGGAGGAATGGCCATCCATGGTGAAAGAAGTGGAAGATATTGAACTTTCTTCTTATAACTTTGATCTTTTTTCTACTTTGTATACCCCGCGTGGGAAGAACCAGATAGCCGACTGTCTTGCAAAAGCAGCTCGAGCTCGTTGTGATACCTTTTCGCATGTTAGCGATGATACTCCTGTTTGGTTTTCGATAGCCAGCATAGCGGAGTGA
- the LOC108841095 gene encoding protein SLOW WALKER 2 isoform X2: protein MCFFLYTLCSLMALRLYSSPCAFLQGVDRAFPYVSTDEVGVIIESQTPVLFKLVHSKNFNVGVQSLMLLDKISSKNKIVSDRFYRALYSKLLLPSTMNSSKARLKCLFGLLLGVRKNNIKPPSPKESCSNGDRVSWWELVLLSSRAHPSVATMAGTLL, encoded by the exons atgtgtttttttttgtatacatTATGTAGTTTGATGGCTTTGAGACTTTACAGTTCACCTTGTGCCTTTTTGCAGGGAGTTGACAGAGCTTTTCCGTATGTTTCCACTGACGAGGTAGGTGTTATAATTGAATCCCAGACGCCGGTGCTTTTCAAACTG GTACATTCAAAGAATTTCAACGTGGGAGTTCAATCACTGATGCTTCTTGACAAGATCTCATCCAAGAATAAGATTGTCAGTGATAGATTTTACCGTGCACTGTACTCCAAACTTCTCCTTCCCTCCACAATGAATTCTTCTAAGGCAAG GCTGAAATGTTTATTTGGGCTTCTTCTCGGAGTCAggaaaaacaatataaaaccgCCTTCTCCAAAAGAGTCTTGCAG TAACGGAGACCGTGTCAGTTGGTGGGAGCTAGTGCTTCTTTCTTCACGCGCTCACCCTTCGGTGGCTACAATGGCTGGAACTCTTCTCTAG